In Telopea speciosissima isolate NSW1024214 ecotype Mountain lineage chromosome 10, Tspe_v1, whole genome shotgun sequence, the DNA window GTTAATTAATTTGCTAACacaaactaattaattaaatactAAACTAAATTTACTTCCACTTAcacccctctttctctctttctctctctctctctctctctctctctctcttacttacTTAGTGGGTATGAATCtaacttttgaaaatatttaagGAGATACGTATcttaatttaccaaaaaaattagtATTTTTCTCACGTTTGATCATATCACAAGAAAATGTTgtaatttccattaaaatttgttatttttatttttttagatattttcaGAATGTGGGAGTTCGATCTAGAACAAGCTTTCTGGCTTGTGGctaagaaatggaataattcacttcccctatGGGTTTACAAATACCCTGTAAGTTTTagtatatttttcaaaatatttatcCTTTAAGATTTCATTTCTTTGGATGTGAGCCCGAATAGCAGGAAAGTCCTTGAACTTGAGTAATAGCAAAATCTTGTCTCAGGGTTCTCTGGAGAGTACATCAATGAGGTGAAACAAAAAGGGCAACGAGGTTATCAAAAAATaacctctccaatgacattttaCCACCAGTGTCGAACTCACATCATCCATGTGGTGTGGGGACCGAGATAAAATATTATTGGAGGAGGATAAGAACTCCGAGGTTATTACATGTGAGGagcagagagatagagacagaGTCTTTTCCTTTGATGTGAAAGgtttcatttttatgtttttttggctGTGAGTATGAAAGATTTTATACAAGATTGTGTATGAATACGGTTAACAGTTTTGCCGTGGATAAAAAATACTTGATTCTAGTGGTGATCGTAGCTATACACATAACCGATCGTATTTTCGTCGTAACTTACTAATTATAATCAGTTAATATCTGGTAACTATTTTATCAAAAACTAATGATTAATTTTATCATTtgattgggtatttttttttatggttcaaGCTCTGTCCTTCTCAAGTATATATGGATGATCTATAAAGCAGTATTGCAATCTTGTCCTAAATTTCAATTCTTTATCATTTACTGTAACAGTTGAACCACAGAATCTGTGGTCCAATAATGGCCGGAAAAGACTGTTCCGGCAGATTGGACCACTACACTAGTTCTACTCAGGCATTGGACCACTACAATTTCTTCGGATATAAAGATCTGGCAAAAGTTTTCGTGCAGGGCCGTATATGGTGCACGATCGTATCTTCAACTGTTAGATGGGGATGAGGAACCGTGTACTATACATGATCATATTCATCCAATAGTTGAAAACACGACAGTGCACATACGCAGCCATGTAAGAAAACTCTCCCCGATCAGATCAACATCCACAATGGTTTCCTCAATCATGCATTAGTTGTCaactaaaatgaaaaatgaaaccaaattcgtttttattttgatttttttttaatttatgatttttgtgaTTTCAAACTGGTGTGGTGTAGGAACTGGATTGGAGAAGGAGTCAATCAAAGGGTATGCTCATAGGGTTGGTAAAAGAGTGGATAATGAGGTGAAGTACGAAAGCAAGTTCGTGGTTCCAGTAGGTTTTGGGGAAGTGGGTGGAGTTTTTGTGGAGAATGAGCATCACAAGGAGATTTACCTCAAGAACATTGTTCTTGAAGGCTTCCCTTTTGGCCCTGTTAATGTTGCCTGTGATTCATTTGTTCATAGCAAGTTCGAcgacaaagaaaagagaatcttCTTCACTAATAAGGTTTTCCATCCATCTATCCATCCATCTTTTTATCATCTTTCTATCTTCTAGATTTCTGATTCATGTTTCCAGCATGTTCCGTGATCCGTCATTTAACTTTGTAAATGATATGAGATATAACAGACAAATGTTATTAGGTGTGAACGTACGGTCAGTACTCAACACTTGTTAAGTGGTTTTAATGGCAATAAATGGAAAAGATGTCAAGCATTGGACGTATGTGGAGCTTAGCCCCCTACTCTCAATTCTATATGTAGGAGGGAAAAGCCTAGGTAAAGATTAGGTTAGGTGACCTTTGGTTTGGACTTTAGACGCCCATATGAGTGGACGAAAATGTACTATGACCTACcatgggaaagaaaaagaaaagaaaagaaaagaaggtttTCCGAGCAAATGGTTTAGGGAGGGCACCAATAAGTTGCGATGGACCCTATTGGACAATAAATTCAtctcatgagagagagagagagagagagagagaggtgctaGCGTACTCTGCTTCATGACTTGGGGAAtctttttccaaaaattatAATCAAAATAACTCTTGGATTTGTATGAAGCCAAGTATTAAGGCCTTCTTCGTGGTGGATGATTCCATACCACAAAATATGATTTTCTGATAGGTATaacccatatgtattttttctAATATTTGTAGAATATATAGTaacatttcacatgtgtattaATTAAAAAGTTACATCTTCGTCTTATAATGGTTTGAGGAGGTCCAGAgaggtttgagattttttttattcaaacccGCGAACCACTAAGTTGCAATGGAATAACTTTACTGTGCCAAAATCCACATCCCTTTGTCTTatgttttgtgtgtgtgttttgtaaTGGAACAGTCATACTTACCATCGGAAACACCGGATGGGTAAATCTCAAACCCGCGACCACTAAGTTGCAATGGAATAACTTTACTGTGCCAAAATCCACAACCCGGATGGGCTGAACAGTCACTCCATCGAAACACCGGATGGGCTGAAGAGGCTGAGGGAGAAGGAGGTAGAGAGCCTGCGTGGGAccggagagggagagagaaagacataCGAGAGGATATACGACTATGATACTTACAATGATTTGGGAAACCCAGATAAGAGTGCTGACCTGGCTCGTCCTGTTCTTGGTGGTCCCAAACACCCTTATCCCAGACGTTGCAGAACTGGCCGCCCACGTTGCGCCAAAGGTAATCCAATAATACATCATACGGAGGACCTCTTTGTTGCTTTTATTTATCTCTTTGTACCTTCTCTTACCATTATTTTGTCtcatgcagaacatgtttgttAAGAAAGCATCCAAgagtatttttgtaattaaaaaTCCCCTACTTTATCATTGCATAAATATCACCCTAGATTTCCCTCTCGTACTATTAGGCTATGTTTGaataccaagaaaagaaaagaaaagaaactaaaaaaaatctctttattagtttctatttttgactgTTATTTTTTTCCCCGCATATTCCCTGATCTACTAATGAAAAAGAAGCTCATTTGGTTGCAACTGGTGCTTTATGATTGGGGATTTTGCGAATCTGGTGGGGGTACTCCCCCTCTTTTGTTTGATCAGTCTATATCCGATAGGAAGTTTTCCTCTTATCTTTTCTCTTAATAAAATTGTTTTTGTGTTTAgcaaaaatattaaagaaaaatctAAGAATGTttttataagggaaaaagaaatatgTAGGAGAGCATTTGAGTGAGGGAGGGGGGAACGttgaaatgactgccctaccTCCATGAAAAGTGAAAATCTCGTTCATGTTGATGCTTCGGCACGATGAGGCTGCACTCCCTCCATAAGAAACAATTCTCATTTACATTAGTAAATTTTCAATctggaaaggaatcaacatgtTGTATTCATATCTTACATGCCAAGTCAATAATGAAGTGAAATCGATCCATATTGAATTTCTAGGGTTATGGCATAATTTGACTGATTGATTTCAAACCGATTCGAATCCAATCAAGATAGATCCTCATCTTGATTATTCTAACTAAATGGTGCTGCTATAGATCCCTTGTCTGAGAAAAGGAGCGCGAGCGTATATGTGCCAAGAGATGAGGCATTTTCAGAAGTGAAGAATTTGAATTTCTCAGCCAAGACAGTGAAATCAGTGGTTCATGCTTTACTTCCTTCACTTGAGACTGCACTCCTTGATTCCGAACTCGGATTCCCATACTTTACTGCCATTGATTCACTATTCAATGAAGGGCTTACTGTACCCAAGCCTAAAGATCAAGGGTTCCTCTTCAGCTTGGCATTGCCAAGGCTTGTCAAAGCCCTCAGTGAAGGAGGAGACGAGCTCTTGCTCTTTGAAGTCCCTGAAATGATAAACagttagtctctctctctctctttctctcatataCTTATTTTCATGTGGTTATGGTCTCTAACTATGATTTCTACTGCAGGAGACAAATTCTCTTGGTTCAGGGATGAGGAATTCTCACGCCAGACTCTTGCTGGTCTCAACCCCTTCAGCATTCAGTTGGTCACGGTATGTAATGATATTTTGAATTAttagggacttgggtagaactcatccttaaaagctattCGTTAAAGAGAGCTATCCAACTTTCCAAGTGaaatcccaacaatctccccttcCATATCTTGGCTTTGTCACAACCTCAGCTCTGATACTACTTGTTAAAAACTTGGGTATAATTCTTCcttaaaaactagccgttaagaaGAGGATTCCCAAGTACTTGTAAGTCTCTACATCGGATTACTCACATTCAATGTTGAATTATATTTTTGCAGGAGTGGCCACTAAAGAGCAAGCTTGACCCTAAAATCTATGGCACAGCTGAGTCTGCAATTACTAAAGAACTTATTGAGCGAGAGATCAAGGGAGTCATGACTCTGGATGAGGTAGCAAAAAAGACCCATTATTCATACTTGAACCTTGAATCAGCTTTAATGGATTATAATCTGTGACAGAAATTCTATGATTTGTGTTTAATTGCCTTTGCAGGccataaagaagaagaaactgttCGTCTTAGATTATCATGATCTCTTCTTACCTTATGTACACAAAGTGAGAGAACTCAAAGGGACAACCTTGTATGGATCAAGAACCTTATTCATGCTCACCCATGACGATACATTGAGACCTCTAGCGATTGAACTCACTCGACCAGCAAAAGAAGGAAAGCCTATGTGGAGACAAGTGTTCTCCCCTGGTTGGGATTCCACAAGTTGCTGGCTTTGGAGACTTGCTAAAGCTCATGTCTCTGCCCATGATGCTGGCTTTCACCAGCTTATCGTCCACTGGTAATTAATTAAAGCTCTTAATTGTTCTTAGTGTACCATTAATTTAATCACATGTTCTCAAATCCGGTTGACCCTCACCCCTACCGGTTTGATTTTCTTGGACCAAAATAACAATTAACCTAGTTGAGGGTCCTTTTTTTTGTCACTTATACTGgaacctaggggtgtcaatcagtcgGTTCGGGCAGATTTCGATCCGAGATGAATCGCTTTCTGTGTGGTGAAGGTGaacccgaaaccaaaccaataagaaaaactttggtttcggttcggtttgacatatatatgtatacaaaACTGTTTTCAATGAGTTTCGGGCTGGTATTGGGTTCTTACCGGGTtatatcggtttggtttcgatcaGTTTTTTCACCCAGTTTCGATTTCTGTTTCAGATTAAGTCGGTTTCAATTTCGGTTTCAGATTAAGTCGGTTTTTTTCACTTTGGTTCGAttagggctaggttttgacaccacCATTAGAATCCATTGAGGAATAACTCCATTGTTGCTATGAAATTTTGCAGGTTAAGGACACATTGTTGTACTGAGCCTTATATAATTGCGGCAAATCGGCAACTCAGTGCGATGCACCCGATATACCGGTTGTTGTTACCACATTTCCGATACACCATGGAGATCAATGCACTTGCTCGAGTGTACCTTATAAATGGAGATGGGATCATTGAGAGCGCCTTCTCTCCAGGAAAATACTCACTGGAGCTCAGCTCTGTGTATTATGATAAGTATTGGAGGTTCGATCAGGAGAGTTTGCCCGCAGATTTGATTAGAAGGTAAGACTCAAATCACTATAGCCATGGCAACTTAATTGGGTAAGGTACGTACTATTACCTCAACACTCCCCTTTACGGACATGCCTTCTTGGGTTCTGTCTTCGTGGGTGGAGCAGAGCCCATTATTGACGGAGGCCTAATgtacctgctctgataccatattaaattTTCATCTTAAAATCAATTGGTTCAAAGTGGGTGGCCTCTTGTGGGTCTTATATTTGATAGTCTGAGCACCCACAACCGATGTTGGATTATTACCTCAATATAGACCAGTTATTTTCCTTTCTCTGTTCACTCATCTGATCAGTATTGCTTGGTTTTCATGGACAGAGGAATGGCAGTTGAGGATCCAACGGCAGAGCATGGTCTAAGGCTGGCAATTAAGGATTACCCATTTGCTAATGATGGTCTTATCCTTTGGGATACCCTAAAACAATGGGTGAGTGATTATGTCAATCACTACTatccaaaatccaaccttgtTGAATCTGATGAAGAACTCCAAGCATGGTGGAATGATGTGAGAACAAAGGGCCATGGAGATAAGAAGGATGAGCCATGGTGGCCTACCCTGAAAACCCAAGATGATTTAATCCAAGTGGTGACAACCATTATTTGGGTCACCTCCGGCCACCACGCCGCCGTCAATTTCGGCCAATACCATTACGGCGGTTACTTCCCGAACCGACCGACACGGGCCAGGACGAACATGCCGACGGAGGAACCATCAGAGGAAGAGTTCAAGAATTTCTTGTCAAAACCTGAGTTTGCACTATTGAAGTGTTTCCCTTCACAAATTCAGGCTACTAAGGTGATGTCCATATTGGATGTGTTGTCTAACCACTCAGTGGATGAAGAGTACCTAGGAGATGTGATTGAGCCAGCTTGGTCTGAGAATCCAGTTATAAAGGCTGCATTTGAGAGGTTTAATGGGAAATTGAAGGAGTTTGAAGGGATTATTGATGCAAGGAATGCAGACTTGAGTTTGATGAACAGAGCTGGTGCAGGAGTAGTACCCTATGAGCTCTTGAAGCCAGTCTCAAAACCTGGTGTCACAGGAATGGGAGTTCCTTACAGCATTTCCATTTAAAAGTTGGATTTGTATGGAAATGAGTGTATCTTTAAcaagaaagataaataaaagaGCAGCAATTAATAATGTTTTTGTTCATGAACCTAGCTTTATATTCTTCCACACAAATTGCTTTTTCTGGGTATTAATTTGGATGTCCGTATCGGGCGATACATAACGGTCTTACCAGTCACCGATCCTGTTTTTGTGTTGATATTATTTCGGTAGCACAATACAGATAAAGGATAAAACAGTCAAAAATCTTGTTTTTGTAAGGCAAATTAGGTGCAAATTTGTTTGATACGACCGATTCATGCCGATATTGTATCAGTTTTGTGGGTGATCGATACCCaatccgataccatgcactaaaaccgtGGCAAAAACAGATATACAACTTGGAAAAGATGTTTAGGATGAATGCACAACCACAAGGAAGAACCAACAAAGAATCACAATGTAATAAACCCAAAAACTCTTTACATTAAACTCCTCCACACAATATAAATGTTTAGGATGAATGTTAGGAAGAACCAACAAAGAATCACAATgtaataaacccaaaatcttTACATTAAACTCCTCCACACAATGTAATCTCCTTTGTTTGTGTTTAGGTTTTCTTACAACAGAAAATATATATGAAATCCAAAAACTAACAACACCCCACAATTACAAATGTTTATGTAATAGTGCACAATGCCGACTCAATTATAAATCAGTTCAACAATAACTATGTAGCCCAAAAATACAACACACACGCCAAGTACCCAACTCCTCcaaaatggaaaattatcaAAATCGGGGTGATTTTTGCATACGGCGGTGCAAGCGATCCATGTATGCACAATGGAtcccaccgtgcacacatggaTCGCTTGACCGCATGACGCGCATAGGGCGCCCCTAGTACTGGGGCAATAAAGATCCCtccaaaatcccaaatcaagCTAGTTGCACAATGCCTAATTTGCATGGTTTCAGGTATTAATATCATATCGCCCGATACGATTTTGCTAATCGTCGATCCATGCCTTAGTAGTGACACGGTATAGATAAGGGGTGAAACAATCACAaatcctatatatattttttgcagAAATCAGGGATAAACAATAAAATTCAAGATATATTAGGAGAAGCTTGATGATATTCTTGACAACGATGAAGATATCATTGGAGTTTGGAAGACATCATCAGCCAATTAAATATCGAACCAAAAGAATTGGCAATTCATGATGAGGAAAGACAGAACATGAATCCATCCAACAGGAAGTGTCGTTTAGGTATAAAATTCAAAAGCAAGAAACTTTAGTTTCACGAGTTTTGATTACTCTTTATGTAatatctttatctttttttttttttttgataaaatgtaATATCTTTATCAGTGTAGGTCGGGGCGTACGGTTTGTCTGCTTTAGACTACGTGATTCCCTTgttatccaaaaaaacaaaaaaaaaacctatgcGATTACCTTTATATATACGACAAAGTTATGGGTCCCACTACCAGTGGAATCAAGATCAGATCAGTTATATCTGAGATTGCAAGTATCACAAGACGTTTCATCTTGGAGCACCATCGTGACAGCGACGACTGTGGTTAGAAGATCGCTGCCAGGTTGTGTGGTCTTAAGCGTGGGGTCATTGAGAATGTCCATCTGCGCATCAATGCGGTTCGGATTTTTTTCATTACATGGGATAAGGCAGTCATGTTTTACGGTTCTATGTTTGGGCATAGCGGGGCACAGCTTAACCGTGAGCCTTGGTGCAAGGGGTAAGTTATAGCATTGCAACCTGATAGTTGTGGGTTAAAAGATAAAGTTTTACTTCATCCTTGGGACGCCTATACCTCTACGAATCCTATAAATATTGTAGTGCTGGCAGAAGTTAAAATCACTTTCTCTTATGCCTGTTTGCTGTAACTCGAGGAGAATGTTCTACTTTATCACGTATTATGTTACCATTGAAACAGTATATGTTCTTTTCATTGTTTTTCTCAATTAATGATTGTTTTTTCTCTGGTTCTGTTTCTCTTTCGTGTGTTAGTCAAGAAGTGTTGAGTATAGCTTTTGGACCTCCTTTCTATAATCACAATAGGAGTTTTACCTTAAGTGATTAGtggattattttattttagagaTATAATCGCATGTCAATCCGATCTACACTATTAAAAGGCgattaaaaaccttaaggagaatGTCACACTGATACGATTCAATCCAACTTCTGCCTTCATTTGCAACATACAACCGATTACAAGTAAGTCTACGTTGTTTTGATTATATATAGAATATAATCTTATATTGCtgcctttattttattcttacaaCTACATAATATGGTTTTATATCTTACTACCCGTAGTCCTTTCATAACACTATCTGAGGGGGCTgttctaaaccctaaaccatggATGGACAAAAGATAGTTTTTGCCAAAGTTCTGTCAAACAACGCAAAGTGGTAGTAGGTAGCTTAGGCAGTTAGGCTTCACCACCAAGGTGATGGATGCTTCAACAGTATTTGCCATGTGGATTTCTGCAACCAATGTTCACTTCTGTCCCTTATTGTTTATAGAATTGCTGTAATCTCTATCAAATATTtcttgtttacccaaaaaaaaatccactcgTTGTCCGTGTGGGAATTCTTTTTGAGGTCCTCTCACAAAAAACAAGGTCTCACGcccactctctttctctccccttCAAACCGTAATTGTGAACTCCCATGGACCCGAATTAGCACTCTGGCG includes these proteins:
- the LOC122641655 gene encoding linoleate 13S-lipoxygenase 2-1, chloroplastic-like, translated to MLNPTLPQTESARSSLVLLHKSFVSGHGGAQLTLGPAPVLRQKQKSCSIRAVSSDIKVVEGAATDKPFTIKATVTVQLTVGGIFSNIGLDRGLDDIADLLGKTFLLELVSSELDSRTGLEKESIKGYAHRVGKRVDNEVKYESKFVVPVGFGEVGGVFVENEHHKEIYLKNIVLEGFPFGPVNVACDSFVHSKFDDKEKRIFFTNKVFHPSETPDGLKRLREKEVESLRGTGEGERKTYERIYDYDTYNDLGNPDKSADLARPVLGGPKHPYPRRCRTGRPRCAKDPLSEKRSASVYVPRDEAFSEVKNLNFSAKTVKSVVHALLPSLETALLDSELGFPYFTAIDSLFNEGLTVPKPKDQGFLFSLALPRLVKALSEGGDELLLFEVPEMINRDKFSWFRDEEFSRQTLAGLNPFSIQLVTEWPLKSKLDPKIYGTAESAITKELIEREIKGVMTLDEAIKKKKLFVLDYHDLFLPYVHKVRELKGTTLYGSRTLFMLTHDDTLRPLAIELTRPAKEGKPMWRQVFSPGWDSTSCWLWRLAKAHVSAHDAGFHQLIVHWLRTHCCTEPYIIAANRQLSAMHPIYRLLLPHFRYTMEINALARVYLINGDGIIESAFSPGKYSLELSSVYYDKYWRFDQESLPADLIRRGMAVEDPTAEHGLRLAIKDYPFANDGLILWDTLKQWVSDYVNHYYPKSNLVESDEELQAWWNDVRTKGHGDKKDEPWWPTLKTQDDLIQVVTTIIWVTSGHHAAVNFGQYHYGGYFPNRPTRARTNMPTEEPSEEEFKNFLSKPEFALLKCFPSQIQATKVMSILDVLSNHSVDEEYLGDVIEPAWSENPVIKAAFERFNGKLKEFEGIIDARNADLSLMNRAGAGVVPYELLKPVSKPGVTGMGVPYSISI